In a genomic window of Anaerolineales bacterium:
- a CDS encoding CotH kinase family protein: MTARRDLRPARTRRVLEQASIYLFLAIGLVVLITAVLHPAPAVGETRDSPYVTAQATAIYNDGWAPLTAYFSAYGSYADGATIVKYEWDLDGNGAFDFDATTNSGYAQYLYTKSGVYTITLRVTDSQGRTDTDQTTVTVRLPASSSVDYWYVFDDSRVRRVDIRLTQSDWDAMWVDPEAKYQVEVDATIFGEKLNDVGFRMRGQFSLRVSGAKKPWKIDTDYYVDGQEFHNLRQLMFLNNIGDSSLLYEKLAYEMMYAAGLPASHVAYVEMWIDFTDDSSPPVYWGVYSLVERVDQKYIGNRFGAESKGGNLYKASHAQRGPMDLIYYGDKIEDYPMQNGQYAYGKMSNEEQADYSDIVNLCKVLDGTTYTSDTEFIRAFESVFDMDAFLRYLAVVTLIDNWDSYPYTGNNYYLYHDPVTDIFEWIPWDLTWGGNPQAAVFERTDTGMMPRAPLYDKVMNTAVYRRKYAAYLDLLMRVWFNRQNVSELVKTYHNMIAPYISQSGGDKAFYGEDAMFSPDDFDRSWETIPDFVAKRSQFVRQLLQQQAAQPSPEE, translated from the coding sequence ATGACCGCGCGCCGCGATCTCCGTCCTGCCCGAACCCGCCGCGTCCTGGAACAAGCTTCGATCTATTTGTTCCTCGCCATCGGCCTGGTAGTGCTCATTACAGCCGTGCTGCATCCTGCGCCTGCCGTCGGCGAAACCCGGGACAGCCCCTACGTCACAGCCCAGGCCACCGCCATCTATAACGACGGCTGGGCGCCGCTGACGGCCTATTTCAGCGCCTACGGCAGTTACGCGGACGGCGCCACGATCGTTAAGTACGAGTGGGACCTGGACGGCAACGGCGCATTCGATTTCGACGCCACAACAAATAGTGGCTATGCGCAGTATCTCTACACCAAATCGGGCGTTTACACCATCACCTTGCGGGTGACCGATTCGCAGGGACGCACGGACACCGATCAAACGACCGTCACGGTGCGCCTGCCGGCTTCCAGCAGCGTCGACTACTGGTACGTGTTCGACGACTCGCGCGTGCGCCGGGTCGACATCCGCCTCACCCAATCCGACTGGGACGCCATGTGGGTCGATCCCGAAGCCAAATACCAGGTCGAGGTCGACGCCACCATTTTCGGTGAAAAGCTGAACGACGTCGGCTTCCGTATGCGCGGCCAGTTCTCGCTGCGCGTCTCCGGCGCCAAGAAACCCTGGAAAATCGACACCGACTACTACGTCGACGGGCAGGAGTTCCACAACCTGCGCCAGCTGATGTTCCTCAACAACATCGGCGACTCGTCGCTGCTCTACGAGAAGCTGGCCTACGAGATGATGTACGCCGCAGGGCTGCCCGCCAGCCACGTGGCTTACGTCGAAATGTGGATCGATTTCACTGACGACTCCAGCCCGCCAGTCTACTGGGGCGTGTATTCGCTGGTCGAACGCGTGGACCAGAAATACATCGGCAACCGCTTCGGCGCCGAGAGCAAGGGTGGCAATCTCTACAAGGCCAGCCATGCCCAGCGCGGCCCGATGGACCTGATCTATTACGGCGACAAGATCGAAGATTACCCCATGCAGAACGGGCAGTACGCCTACGGCAAGATGTCCAACGAGGAGCAAGCCGATTACAGCGACATCGTCAATTTGTGCAAGGTGCTCGATGGTACGACGTACACCTCTGATACGGAATTCATCCGGGCCTTCGAATCCGTCTTCGACATGGATGCCTTCCTGCGCTACCTGGCCGTGGTCACGCTGATCGACAACTGGGATTCCTACCCCTACACCGGCAATAACTACTACCTCTACCACGACCCCGTCACGGACATCTTCGAGTGGATCCCCTGGGACCTGACCTGGGGCGGCAATCCACAGGCGGCAGTTTTCGAGCGTACCGATACGGGCATGATGCCGCGCGCCCCACTCTACGACAAGGTGATGAACACGGCAGTTTACCGGCGCAAGTACGCCGCTTACCTCGACCTGCTGATGCGCGTGTGGTTCAACCGCCAGAACGTCAGCGAGCTGGTCAAGACGTATCACAACATGATCGCACCGTACATCTCCCAATCCGGCGGCGACAAAGCCTTCTACGGCGAGGATGCCATGTTCTCGCCCGACGATTTCGACCGTTCCTGGGAGACCATCCCGGACTTCGTCGCCAAACGCAGTCAATTCGTGCGTCAGTTACTGCAGCAGCAAGCTGCACAACCGTCGCCGGAAGAATAA
- a CDS encoding DUF4956 domain-containing protein, whose amino-acid sequence MKRKPIVAITLLLIIAFTVVPAAAQEGGFTDSFDDPQLPEWEHSPEAVVAEGALQIGPGNFAARGGGWQDFELSFKLKFSGPGESHINYRASDSGSYLLILLEDAVVLLKNQGEGQESELAVSPGWQPSQNAWMEFKITLQGGQHSISIDGSEIISASDSEPLAQGGVVFASHGERTTTIDDVSLQVLVPEAGGEPQPGAAVEPVAVESVPTALPTQAPNALQSILDSLSTSAGSTVDVTTFGVNLVLAALYAFVLSRVYVYWGSSLSNRRKFAANFMLVTVTTTFIILVVRSSVALSLGLVGALSIIRFRTAVKEPEELAYLFFAISLGIGLGDNQRLVTTLSLVVGILLLGLGRLLRQTQSDVNLHLSITNRGSEKTGMQQIQQTLEKYCSKLRLIRYDENSELMELAFVVEFRHLSDLEQARDALLALSPQMEVSFLDNKGIW is encoded by the coding sequence ATGAAACGAAAACCCATCGTCGCCATCACGCTCTTATTGATCATTGCCTTTACCGTTGTTCCGGCAGCCGCCCAGGAAGGCGGCTTTACAGATTCGTTCGACGATCCGCAGCTTCCCGAGTGGGAACACTCACCGGAGGCGGTCGTCGCCGAAGGCGCCCTGCAGATCGGTCCAGGCAACTTCGCCGCCCGCGGCGGAGGCTGGCAGGATTTCGAGCTGAGCTTCAAGCTGAAGTTCTCGGGTCCCGGCGAGTCGCACATCAACTACCGCGCCAGCGACAGCGGCAGCTACCTCCTGATCCTGCTGGAGGACGCCGTCGTACTCTTGAAGAATCAGGGCGAAGGCCAGGAAAGCGAGTTGGCCGTCTCACCCGGCTGGCAGCCGTCGCAGAATGCCTGGATGGAATTCAAAATCACCCTGCAGGGCGGCCAGCACAGCATCAGCATCGACGGCAGCGAGATCATCAGCGCCAGCGACTCCGAACCGCTCGCACAGGGAGGAGTGGTATTCGCCTCGCACGGCGAACGCACGACGACCATCGACGACGTATCGCTGCAGGTGCTCGTACCGGAGGCGGGCGGCGAGCCACAGCCGGGCGCTGCTGTAGAACCGGTCGCCGTCGAATCCGTCCCCACAGCCCTTCCCACCCAGGCGCCTAACGCCCTGCAGTCGATCCTGGATTCGCTTTCGACCAGCGCAGGCAGCACGGTCGACGTGACCACGTTCGGCGTCAACCTCGTCCTGGCGGCGCTGTACGCCTTCGTACTCAGCCGCGTCTACGTCTATTGGGGCTCTTCGCTCTCCAATCGACGCAAGTTTGCCGCCAACTTCATGCTGGTGACCGTCACCACCACGTTCATCATATTGGTCGTGCGCTCGTCCGTCGCTCTCTCCCTCGGCCTGGTCGGCGCGCTGTCGATCATCCGTTTCCGCACGGCGGTCAAGGAACCGGAGGAGTTGGCCTACCTGTTCTTCGCCATCAGCCTGGGCATCGGTCTGGGCGACAATCAGCGTCTGGTCACCACCCTCAGCCTGGTCGTGGGCATTCTGCTGCTTGGACTGGGCCGCCTGCTGCGCCAGACTCAGTCCGACGTCAACCTGCACCTCTCGATCACCAATCGCGGCAGCGAGAAAACCGGCATGCAGCAAATCCAACAGACGCTTGAAAAATACTGCAGCAAACTGCGCCTGATCCGCTACGACGAGAACAGCGAACTGATGGAACTGGCTTTCGTGGTCGAGTTCCGCCATCTCTCCGATCTGGAGCAGGCGCGTGACGCCCTGCTGGCGCTTTCGCCGCAGATGGAAGTTTCCTTCCTGGACAACAAGGGTATCTGGTAG
- a CDS encoding polyphosphate polymerase domain-containing protein yields the protein MTDGAKPAAEISGYTQLRSYRYERKFLVEELLPSQIVALVRQHPLLFYAPYPPRQVNSLYLDTVDMEIYFDNVSGAEIRRKVRLRWYGSATGEIRSPMLEIKVKQGHVGKKISYRIADFTLDECFCDRVFQAVADRSNLPTVVRDDLHTLSPVLLNCYQRGYYATRDDDFRVTIDSQQIFWKVNMALCNPLLHRQKNARDVIVELKYEIEHEAKADRAAGYFPFRVTRNSKYVQGIERVYF from the coding sequence ATGACCGACGGTGCCAAGCCTGCAGCGGAAATAAGCGGTTACACGCAGCTGCGCTCGTATCGCTACGAGCGCAAATTCCTGGTCGAGGAACTGCTGCCCAGCCAGATCGTGGCGCTCGTGCGCCAGCATCCGCTGCTGTTCTACGCCCCCTACCCGCCGCGCCAGGTCAACAGCCTGTACCTGGACACGGTCGACATGGAAATCTATTTCGATAACGTCTCCGGCGCCGAGATACGCCGAAAAGTGCGCTTGCGCTGGTATGGATCCGCGACAGGCGAAATCCGCAGTCCGATGCTCGAGATCAAGGTCAAGCAGGGACACGTGGGGAAGAAGATTTCCTACCGCATCGCCGATTTCACACTGGATGAGTGCTTCTGCGACCGTGTTTTCCAGGCAGTCGCCGATCGCTCCAACCTGCCCACCGTGGTGCGCGATGACCTGCACACGTTAAGTCCGGTGCTGCTCAACTGCTACCAACGCGGCTACTACGCCACGCGCGACGACGACTTCCGTGTGACGATCGATTCACAACAGATCTTCTGGAAGGTGAACATGGCCCTCTGCAACCCGCTGCTGCACCGCCAGAAGAACGCTCGCGACGTGATCGTGGAACTGAAGTACGAGATCGAACACGAAGCGAAAGCCGATCGCGCCGCAGGCTACTTTCCTTTCCGCGTGACGCGCAACTCGAAATACGTGCAGGGG